In Desulfotignum phosphitoxidans DSM 13687, a single window of DNA contains:
- a CDS encoding DNA methyltransferase, with protein MEKAIVKIPISDVVLDESIYPRETIDHRRIAVFEENIRDGFEFDPIEVQVWPDPGNPAKVRYRILDGRHRWGAYKKTGATHIEVVIITLDQMEPILYAAQMAIGPKQLTESETRNTARRAFQRNPRLTAAEIGRAIGRTRQTVSAYIADLRATAVFDLELKIFRLHQLGIPQDRIARRLGVPQQTISRYLPKMLEFTKWVNTDLSKGFTVSQVAQKHGWPQSLVWSQALVKADDFDRFKALQWGIRTWDVWNFMECDPRFGDDWPGRIPAQLVAHILYFFSEPGDLVLDPMAGGGVCADTCLAMGRRCWSLDMDDRPETRPEIEPWFWDPEQEWDTRPFFNTREKPALIICDPPYFDKKADAYAEKSISGLSKTAYLAFLERFLRFLKQIARKDARLAFINADWRDFQNCPAKKENQRQAILLVDYYPESRLKRTLFGNHSQVLQEQSVSGH; from the coding sequence ATGGAAAAGGCTATTGTAAAAATTCCGATTTCCGATGTTGTCCTGGATGAATCCATTTATCCCAGGGAAACGATTGATCACCGGCGCATTGCCGTTTTTGAAGAAAATATCCGGGATGGGTTTGAGTTTGACCCCATCGAGGTACAGGTATGGCCGGACCCCGGCAATCCGGCAAAGGTCAGGTACCGGATCCTGGATGGGCGCCACCGGTGGGGCGCGTATAAAAAAACGGGTGCCACCCACATCGAGGTGGTGATTATCACCCTGGACCAGATGGAACCGATCCTGTATGCGGCCCAAATGGCCATCGGGCCCAAACAGCTGACGGAATCTGAAACACGCAATACGGCCCGCCGTGCGTTTCAACGCAATCCCCGGCTGACCGCTGCTGAAATCGGCCGGGCCATTGGCAGAACCAGGCAGACCGTTTCCGCATACATTGCGGACTTAAGGGCCACGGCTGTTTTTGATCTTGAACTCAAGATTTTCCGGTTACATCAACTGGGAATTCCCCAGGACCGGATTGCCAGAAGACTGGGGGTGCCCCAGCAGACGATATCACGGTATTTACCCAAAATGTTAGAATTTACCAAATGGGTAAATACGGATTTATCGAAGGGTTTTACTGTCTCGCAAGTGGCGCAAAAGCACGGCTGGCCTCAATCTCTGGTTTGGTCACAGGCCCTGGTAAAAGCCGATGATTTTGACCGGTTCAAGGCACTTCAATGGGGAATTCGGACCTGGGATGTGTGGAATTTCATGGAATGTGACCCCCGGTTTGGCGATGACTGGCCCGGCCGTATCCCGGCCCAGCTGGTGGCGCACATCCTGTATTTTTTCTCAGAGCCAGGTGATCTGGTGCTGGATCCCATGGCCGGGGGCGGGGTGTGTGCCGATACCTGCCTGGCCATGGGCAGGAGATGCTGGAGCCTGGACATGGATGACCGGCCCGAGACCAGGCCTGAGATCGAGCCCTGGTTCTGGGATCCGGAACAGGAATGGGACACCCGGCCGTTTTTCAATACCAGGGAAAAGCCGGCCCTGATCATCTGCGATCCCCCTTATTTTGATAAAAAAGCAGATGCGTATGCAGAAAAAAGCATTTCCGGGTTGTCCAAAACAGCGTATCTCGCCTTTTTAGAGCGGTTTTTGCGTTTTTTAAAACAGATCGCCAGAAAAGACGCCCGGCTGGCGTTTATCAATGCCGACTGGCGGGATTTTCAGAACTGCCCGGCAAAAAAAGAAAATCAGCGCCAGGCGATTTTACTGGTCGATTATTATCCTGAAAGTCGGCTAAAGCGTACACTATTCGGTAACCACTCCCAAGTACTTCAAGAACAGTCTGTCTCTGGCCACTGA